The nucleotide sequence GGCGTCGCGGCGAGGCGTGCCGGGCCGAGCGGCGGCTGGGGGTTCGCTGCGAGCGGTTTTCGAGGCAATGGCTCCAGCGCGGACGCGGTTCGGCCCGGCGAGCAGTTGGGAAGTGGAGGTGGAGTTCAGCCCAGCAGCGTGGGCGAAGGCAAAGCTCCCAGTCCCAGCGGCAAGGAAGCGCCAGTTCCTGGGGATGCTGCTACTGCGGCGGTGCCGAGCGGCGCGCCGCCCGATGATCATGTGCAAGGCGGCGCCGAAGCCAAACATTCCGACGGGAGTGCCGCTGCCGAGGCGAAGGGTGGCGAGCCTGGACCTGGACTCGCGAGCGGTGGTTCAGCCCAGAATGGCACATCGGCGAAAGGAGGCGTGCCAGTTCGGATCAACGGCTCCGACGACACGAACGCGAGTTCCGTGGATGCCGGAGATGGCAACGGGATTGGGAACATGGCCAGCTGCGACACGTTCTACGGGAATTGGGTCCGAGATGACTCGTACCCTCTGTATCCTGCGGGATCATGTCCTCACGTCGATGAGTCCTTCAACTGCCACCTCAACGGCCGGCCTGACAAAGCTTACGAGAGGCTCCGGTGGCAACCTAGCGGATGCAGAATTCCAAGGTGAGAAAAGTTTACTTCAACAACTGCGCGTTTTTAATTTGGTGAATTCAATAGTTATAGATAGTTATTGGCGTGTGATAGATACAGTTCTGTGTTGCTTATGTTAGATTGAACCCAACTGATATGTTGGAGAGGCTGAGGGGAAAGAGGCTGGTGTTTGTTGGTGATTCGCTCAACAGGAACATGTGGGAATCCCTGATTTGTATCCTGAGGAATTCTGTCAAAGACAAGAGTAAGGTTTTTGAGGTATCCGGCAGGAGCCAATTCAGGGCTGAGGGCTCCTACTCTTTCTTGTTCCAGGTAGATATGCCTTATTCCAATTTTTGTTATCTGTGGACTGTGGCTCTCTGCTAGTTTCATCAACTAGAACAAACTCTTATGCACAAACATgctgttgttttataggactacaaTTGCAGTGTGGAGTTCTTCTACTCCCCTTTCCTTGTTCAGGAATGGGAGATGCCAATCGCCAATGGAAAGGGTACCCGGGAAACTCTCAGGCTTGACATTATCGATTCAGCGTTTCCGAGGTACAAGAACGCAGATATCATTATCTTCAATACTGGTCACTGGTGGACGCATGAGAAAACTTCTTTAGGGTGAGCAAAACAATGCCCTGTGTGATTCACTGAAGATCTGCAGTTCATACATCCTGCATTTCATTTGCCCGTTAATGTTCTGATTGTTTTTAAAATGTGCCACAGGAAAGATTACTATCAAGAGGGCGACCGCGTGTACAGTGAGCTGGATGTCCATGATGCCTTTCGGAGAGCTCTCAACACCTGGGCAAAGTGGGTTGATTCCAATGCAAACCCCAAGAAAACCACTGTGTTTTTCAGAGGCTACTCAGCATCCCATTTCAGGTATGCAAAGCTATTTCTGACCTCTGCAAGTTCAGCACGATGTGCTCTATGAGTTACTGATGTTCACTAACTGTTCTGTTATGCAGTGGGGGTCAATGGAATTCAGGCGGCAGTTGTGACAAGGAAACAGAGCCAATAGTGAATGACCAGTACCTCACGCCATACCCAACAAAGATGAGCATTTTGGAGGAGGTGCTCCATGGGATGAAAACACCCGTTGTGTACCTGAACATAACAAGGATGACTGACTACAGGAAGGAGGCCCACCCTTCAGTCTACCGCAAGCAGAAGTTGACTGAAGAGGAGAGAAAATCGCCTGAGCTGTACCAGGACTGCAGCCACTGGTGCCTTCCTGGAGTACCGGACTCCTGGAACGAGCTTCTCTACGCACAGATTTTGCTGGAACAGCAACATACGATGCAACAATAAAGGCAAGTGTGGACTTGTTCTTGTACATGAACTGTTGTAGTCAGACGTCAAGTTGCATAGGATAAAAATCCACGTGAATCGATCAAAGGAAAGCTTATATAAGTGAGACCAAGGATTTTGGAATCCTTGCATAGAGTAAAACAGGCAGTTTAGTCAGATGTCTAGCTCTGAATAACAACAAGAAATCTGTATAGGCTCAATAGGATTATATGATGTAAACTTCATGTCTAGTTAGCagaaaaataataagaaaaaaagAGAATAGATAGTTCATTAGAGGAAATAGGAGGATCTTCTTGTTTTGTGAGACTTCTGTCTGTATAGTGATATTCATTTTCGTATAACTTTCTGAATAATATGGAGAGTGGTTGCAATTAACATCTGTGTGTCTCCCGATCCTTCCTTGGCCGAAAATGATGGGAGTATTTGGATATTCTGGTCCAGCCCGACTGAAGATTTCAGTGAGGCTGTCATTTGTCAGATATATATACGTCTATTTACCAATGACCATTTATATTTTCATAGGCATGATCTGttctattttagttttttttttggaagaaACTGAAGGGGCCGAAGCCCCCTACAGGCAAATTATTATTAAAGAACAAAAGGGGCAAAAGTCTTACAGAAAAATTAAGGAACAAATGATCTGTTCTATTTGCATGGAGCAAGTAGGCAACTGCTTTGTTTTAGTCTTTTTTTAAAAAGCTGTTTAGTATTAGTTTGGTTGGTAATTGGGATCCTTCTCTGTGCCACAGTTAAACAGATAATCACTACCTGCTACTTTACAATGCCTTCACTTTGTAATAACAAACTTGTGAGTACCACTACAATTGCTGCCACAAGTAACACTTTTGTTTCAAAGTAATGATCAAATGATGTCCCGGGAGTATATGCCAAAGCACCAGGACCTAAATAGACCAGTGGCGGGCCCAGGATTTTGAATCAGGGTAGTCCCagtaaaaaaaattcatgtgcaatacgataaaatccaaaaaaaaacttCAGTAAAATGGCTATAGATTAATCAAATTGCGATAATACATTTAAAAAGTTCGAAACTTACATAAATATGTTCAAAACTTGCACAAATAGATCATACATAGATAAGATAAGACCTTACATAAATAAGAGACTACAATAGTAGTTCTAGTTGAAGGCTTTTGCTGTGCGCTTTCTCATCGCCGAGCAGTGGCACGATGATCTGCCAACTGATGTAACAAACCTCGTTGCCGCTGCCGCTGTGAGCGCTGCAGTCTAAATTAATGGATGTGATTTCACCTGAAAACGAAAAAAAAATGATAGCAGTTTATTAATTTCTAATAAACCAATTGATATTGCTAAATATTTTTTTAGTCTAATATCAGCCGTCAGATCCTTATCAGTTATCACTCTGGTTCCTCCTCCTTCCCCAATCCGTCCCTGCTCGTTCGCTCGCGGCTCACCCAAcgcctccaaagtccaaacaggCAAACACCATCTGCTCGCGCGCTCCTCCACCGGCGCCCGCCCCACTGCCTGCGGCCCTGCGCCAGCCTCGGCGCATCTCGCGGCGGCATGGTTGACTGCCCGCGGCTTCTTCTGCCGCCCCCTCGCGTCGCTGCCGCTCAATACACGCCCTGCGCTGCTGGAAGTTGGTTGAACCAGGGACGCGCTCCCTTCGCCGTTTGTTTCAGCCGCACCCGCCACCGGTGGAGCTCCCTTCCTGGTGAGTTTGCCTCGTACGCTCGTGACGGCTGGGGTGGGCCGGGGGTCGGGAACCGGAAGGAAGACGGCCGTCTCGTCGCGCACGCGTCGGGAGAGAAGGGAGACGCCGAGACGGCTGCGGGCTCGCGGTTGAGAGTGCGTAGATTGGGAGAGATGACGAATGAGCCAAATTCTCGTGGGCTGGGCAGAGTACTAAAAACATTTTGGGCCAAATTCCAGGGTAGTCCCGGGCCTACCTGGACTACCCGGACTTGCAATATTACTAGTACTAATGCACACGCTCACACAGTACGGACAGCAGTCCTGCACAGgaactctctctccctccctctgctTCGCCACTCACCGCCTCTGTTCTTCATGTTGCACAGCTTTGATACCACCAGTAATGTCCTCCTGGCATGGCTCTACTGTGAATTGACCAGGAGCTGTGATAGGAACGGAGACTTGGTACTCATTCTGTGTATTTGGTGTAGCTGCCCATGCTGGCTTGCAATATTATGCATGTGTTCTTTGTGGTCCTTATGTGGCTTTTGAAATGGCTGAAATGTGGTGATTGCAAGCTTGTACAGAAATGAAATTATATTTGATGGATGATAATTAGCCGGAAGATGAATCACAAAAGCTAGAGGTGTCAATTGGCTTTGGACGGTCTTGGTATCTCGGTGAGCTACGAGAAGTAATACTATTGGGTCTGACGGCAAAACAAAAGCTAAGACATGCTTAGCTTTACATGGTCGGTTATTGCCTTTCTTTCTATGAGtaggggaaaaaaaagaaaacggtACTGTTGTATAGAAAGTGTATTTATATGCGCTGCTTTCCATACACCAAGAGCTTTCTTTTTACTATACTAGGTATCATAtccatgcgttgctacgggataactaacattTTGTACTTAagtgtaaaaattaaatatcaacgttaaagtG is from Miscanthus floridulus cultivar M001 chromosome 7, ASM1932011v1, whole genome shotgun sequence and encodes:
- the LOC136464580 gene encoding protein trichome birefringence-like 1, producing the protein MKGAWKQSGVAAVADHIGHHGGAGSRSPAFVRHRMKGAWKQSGGSAVADHIGHLGGAGFVGRARPVRLCLYGLALTFAGFTVFLAFAPTLPVPPASSPAAAWFDGLIVSASPYRTQVSGFLSSLFPANSTSTVPPGGVAARRAGPSGGWGFAASGFRGNGSSADAVRPGEQLGSGGGVQPSSVGEGKAPSPSGKEAPVPGDAATAAVPSGAPPDDHVQGGAEAKHSDGSAAAEAKGGEPGPGLASGGSAQNGTSAKGGVPVRINGSDDTNASSVDAGDGNGIGNMASCDTFYGNWVRDDSYPLYPAGSCPHVDESFNCHLNGRPDKAYERLRWQPSGCRIPRLNPTDMLERLRGKRLVFVGDSLNRNMWESLICILRNSVKDKSKVFEVSGRSQFRAEGSYSFLFQDYNCSVEFFYSPFLVQEWEMPIANGKGTRETLRLDIIDSAFPRYKNADIIIFNTGHWWTHEKTSLGKDYYQEGDRVYSELDVHDAFRRALNTWAKWVDSNANPKKTTVFFRGYSASHFSGGQWNSGGSCDKETEPIVNDQYLTPYPTKMSILEEVLHGMKTPVVYLNITRMTDYRKEAHPSVYRKQKLTEEERKSPELYQDCSHWCLPGVPDSWNELLYAQILLEQQHTMQQ